Proteins encoded by one window of Desulfovibrio ferrophilus:
- the corA gene encoding magnesium/cobalt transporter CorA, protein MLEYLNLKLFTGRRGAPPGTLEYSGKEREFSPYLNHFAYSSDGLVEQAYNPMGPAPDLSDGRVHFLSLTGVHEADVVKSLGAWGGAHPLMMEDILNTGQRPKLNEQDGVFFATLRNVDYDLETKRIQEEQVSLLWSEQHLLAFQESEQDAWAPVIERLRKGGKRIRSGGVDYLVVALMDSLVDGAMEALSLLTVEVQELESTLARKPEEQALLEVYRVRRDCILLLRNVLLPTHEVLSSLKRNEVFAASAEAVHYLGDVLEHALHGTEAAKVLHDILGGMMDVHISLAGMRMNNVMKVLTIVATIFIPLTFIAGIYGMNFKIMPELEWAWGYPAALGLMLAVALGMVWYFMRKRWF, encoded by the coding sequence ATGCTTGAATATTTAAATTTGAAGCTGTTCACAGGGCGTCGGGGTGCCCCCCCCGGGACTCTGGAATATTCTGGCAAGGAACGTGAGTTTTCTCCATACCTGAACCATTTTGCCTACAGCAGTGATGGTTTGGTGGAGCAGGCCTATAATCCGATGGGGCCAGCACCTGATCTTTCGGACGGGCGTGTTCATTTTCTGAGCCTGACCGGTGTTCATGAGGCTGATGTGGTCAAGTCCCTCGGTGCGTGGGGCGGGGCTCATCCTCTGATGATGGAGGATATCCTGAACACGGGACAGCGGCCCAAACTCAATGAGCAGGATGGTGTCTTTTTCGCGACCCTGCGGAATGTCGATTATGATCTTGAGACCAAACGCATTCAGGAAGAACAGGTCAGCCTGCTTTGGTCGGAGCAGCATCTGTTGGCCTTTCAGGAGAGTGAGCAGGATGCCTGGGCCCCTGTTATCGAGCGCCTGAGAAAAGGTGGGAAACGTATTCGCAGTGGAGGCGTTGACTATCTGGTCGTGGCGCTGATGGACTCCCTGGTGGATGGTGCCATGGAGGCCCTGAGCCTGCTCACAGTGGAGGTGCAGGAGTTGGAGTCCACGCTGGCACGCAAGCCCGAGGAGCAGGCTTTGCTGGAGGTCTACCGCGTGCGGCGTGACTGTATTCTGCTGTTGCGCAATGTCTTGTTACCGACGCACGAGGTGCTCTCATCGCTCAAGCGCAACGAGGTCTTTGCTGCTTCGGCTGAAGCTGTGCATTATCTGGGAGATGTTCTTGAGCACGCCCTGCACGGCACCGAGGCCGCCAAGGTGCTGCATGATATCCTGGGTGGGATGATGGATGTACACATCTCGCTTGCTGGGATGCGCATGAACAACGTGATGAAGGTGCTGACCATCGTTGCCACCATTTTCATTCCCTTGACGTTCATCGCAGGCATCTATGGCATGAACTTCAAGATCATGCCGGAACTGGAATGGGCATGGGGCTATCCGGCCGCGCTGGGGTTGATGCTGGCTGTGGCTTTGGGCATGGTCTGGTACTTCATGCGCA
- a CDS encoding mechanosensitive ion channel family protein → MAVAVLATFVVVSLFLKWAVVKLEGYYKSRGIVLDEGIRADFSRSFKVVVLGLVLFVLMREISFGPVATRYVSYVLLIGITLMCISLVYNFVRGMLDFSLKRKGLSLDEHSSRVLLPVVKAIAWIVALAFLLDNFGFKISTILAGLGVAGVAVGFAAQAVLGDLFSYFAILFDRPFRIGDFIVLDTLRGNIEHIGLKTTRIRSLDGEQIVLSNSDLTGSRVHNYRRMTRRRVLFGFGVVYQTPAAKVEAIPGLVRAVIENVDLATCDRAHFKQFGAFSLDFEVVFYVESPDYGTYMDIQQTINLGLMKTFEAQGIAFAYPTQKIYMTSEEENDA, encoded by the coding sequence ATGGCCGTGGCGGTGCTGGCAACGTTTGTAGTTGTTTCCCTGTTTCTCAAGTGGGCCGTCGTAAAATTGGAAGGCTATTACAAAAGCCGGGGGATAGTGCTCGACGAGGGCATCCGCGCGGACTTCTCACGGTCATTCAAGGTTGTTGTGCTGGGGCTTGTGCTGTTTGTCCTGATGCGGGAAATTAGCTTCGGACCGGTGGCAACTCGTTATGTGTCCTATGTTTTGCTGATAGGGATCACCTTAATGTGTATCTCGCTGGTCTATAACTTTGTGCGAGGCATGCTGGACTTCTCACTGAAGCGTAAGGGACTGTCTCTGGATGAACACAGTAGCCGGGTGCTGCTGCCAGTGGTAAAGGCAATTGCCTGGATTGTAGCGCTGGCATTTTTGTTGGACAATTTCGGATTCAAGATATCAACGATTCTGGCCGGTTTAGGCGTGGCTGGCGTGGCTGTGGGCTTTGCTGCGCAGGCTGTGCTGGGTGATTTGTTCAGTTATTTTGCAATTCTTTTTGACAGGCCATTTCGCATTGGCGATTTCATCGTGCTCGACACCCTGCGGGGCAATATTGAACACATTGGCTTGAAAACCACCCGCATCCGCAGCCTTGATGGCGAACAGATCGTTCTCTCGAATTCAGATCTGACAGGCTCAAGGGTTCATAACTACAGGCGCATGACTCGTCGTCGAGTCCTGTTTGGGTTTGGCGTGGTCTACCAAACCCCTGCGGCCAAGGTCGAGGCAATCCCCGGATTGGTGCGTGCGGTGATTGAAAATGTGGACCTTGCGACATGTGATCGTGCCCATTTCAAGCAGTTTGGGGCGTTCAGCCTTGATTTTGAGGTTGTATTTTATGTGGAGTCGCCGGACTATGGTACCTATATGGATATCCAACAGACCATCAATCTGGGGTTGATGAAAACTTTCGAGGCGCAGGGAATTGCCTTCGCCTACCCGACGCAAAAGATTTATATGACGAGCGAGGAGGAAAACGATGCTTGA